Below is a window of Drosophila nasuta strain 15112-1781.00 chromosome X, ASM2355853v1, whole genome shotgun sequence DNA.
ATCATGTTATCTCTTTCTAAATCGCATTGTTATTCTCAAAACaatcttattaaaatataatacaaaatatatatttgacaaATTAATCAATAACGATCACCGAgtcttatttcattttaaatgtaagATCAGTGCTCCGTTGCTTTCTCGCTCTAGTTCGCAGCAATGCTATTGCGCTCTCTTTCTAAAATGTGTAGAAAAAAGCATTCAAACGATCTAAACATACATCGATTATAGGAATTAATCACCCGATTGTTCAAATCTCAGATGGTATCAAAAGTAGTTATGTATTCTGAATTTTCACTAAGCATTTTGATAGGCCGAGAACGAAGTTGAGTTGTAGCAACATTCCATTATCCTACTCTCCACCATCCTACTCTCTAGTATCCTACTCTGCACTATCCCACTCTCCACTATCCTACTTTCCATCTTCACACTCTCCTTTTTTAGCCTCCACTTTCCTACTCTGCACCATTCTACTCTCCACTTTCCTGCTGAGGATTCTACGCTACACTTTCCTACTCACCATTCTTTTACTCTCCACAATTCTACTCTTCACTTCCCTACTCTCCACTATCCTACTTTCTAGTATCCTACTCTCCACTATCCTACTCTCTAGTATCCTACTCTGCACTATCCCACTCTCTAGTATCCTACTCTCCACTATTCTACTTTCCATCTTCACACTCTCCTTTTTTAGCCTCCACTTTCCTACTCTGCACCATTCTACTCTCCACTTTCCTGCTGAGGATTCTACGCTACACTTTCCTCCTCACCATTCTTCTACCCTCCACAATTCTATCACTTCGCTTCCCTACTCTGCACTATCCTACTCTTAACTCCCCTTTTCTCCACTTCCCCactcatcttcatcttcatatTCTCCCTTATCTTAGCATCCACTCACCTACTCTGTACTATTTTACTGTACACTTTCCTGCACACTATTTTCCCACTCTCAACTTTCCTATTATCTTTTTCTCTAGTCTCTATTTCCTTACTCTCCGCTGTTGACAGCCTTAATAAACTTATATCGATTATAGGAATTAATAATAGATGGTTGCTTAAACCGcgaatcaaaacaaacatagTTGTTGTATATTCAATAGTTTCACTAAACAATTTGGTGGGTCGAAAACAAAGTTGGCCAAATATTTGAGGATTGTATCAACgattgggaatgggaatgggaaaaGGAATAGCCGTTGGTGGTGAAGCGTGCCTCACTAGTGATACTTCTTGTCAAGGATGGCGCCCAGGGAGCGTACAAGAGGATCGAGAACTTCGCGCACCTGCGACTTGGTCACATGCTCCATGGCCTGCAGCAGCTTCTGATGCAGTTCGTGCTTCTCGTGATGCGGCTGTTGCAACAGCGCCAGAATGTTGGACAACTGCAGCTTTTGCTCCTCGCTGGGCTCATAGTAATCACTGCTGGCATCACGACAATCACCGCAATGGACGCACTCAATATGCGTTGGCACCTCGACAACACCATCACGTTTCaccgattgctgctgctgctgctgctgttcatgAGGGGAGTTCGCCTCATTCCCCGACTGAGCATTCGATTGAACTTGGCCATTGGCATGCGCCATGTGCTTGCAATGTCTCCGCAACCAACCGCGCGGACGTCGTTTCTCCGGGCTCTTCTCCTTGGGCACCAGACGGGGCTCATACAGCTTGAGGTCGTTGAGGAACATCTTGAGATCGTAGCGTTCGTGCATTCCACTTCCACGTCCACCTGCTGACCGAACTCCAGCACGCTGATGCTTTTGCATGCGGCGATAGGTTTCGCGTGCCAGCTGAAAACGCTCCTGCTGCATGTCCTCGATGAAGGTAATGAAGCTGGTGCAACGCTGTTGCAAGCACTCCACCACCGGATCCTGACGATCGAGCACACCCTTATCCAAACAGACGTTCGTCAGCGTATACATCATCTCGATGAGGGCGCTCAACTTTTGCGGCACCTTGTCGAGCAGAAAGTATCGCAACTTGCGCCTATAGCTGCGTATCGAGTTGTGCATCAGCGCATAGACACACACCACACGCTGGCTGGCCTCATTCGAGTTGGCACTGTGGAAACTCCCGACCGGAGTGCAACGCACATCCTCGATCAGGCCGCGCAACGGATACAGAAAGTTGCGAGAGAAGCGCACACAGAACTCGAATGCATTGCGTTCGCGTCGCTGTTTCTCCTGGTTGCTGCACGTCGGCATCTGCAACTGAAGCAGTTTTCCCTGCAACCGATCGAGCGCCGTGATGATGCGTTCCTGCATCAACGAGATGCGATTGTAGATGGCCATCTTCTGGTACTTGAGATTCTCCAGCGACCGAGTGCAGATCACATTGCGTTGCTTGCGTCGCTtcggctgcagctgctgttgctgttgcggtgGGATTTGCTGTGACAAGGCTGCTGTGCTCGGTAGGAGACTaatcgctgttgttgtcggtttTTCACGACCACCCGGCTGACGTCGCACTGTCGTCTGCTGCTCCGTTGCTGGCTTTCGCTTCACCAATGGGCGACGCTTTGATGCCACAGTCTTTCGTTCAGTTTTGGGAACTACTTTGGGTTGCGGTTGCGGTTGCTCCTCCGGCACTTCGCACAACGTCAGCGTATCTGTGTCTGATCTCTGCGAAGTATAACGCATCGGTTTCAGACTGCGCTGCAAGCGTATCCAATGCGGATGTGGTTCGAGTTCCACAAAGCACGGCAACTTGTGCAAACTAGGCGCAGCACTAACATTGCTCGCATATGGCAAGCGTTCGATGTACCGCATATATCCCGGACGATCGG
It encodes the following:
- the LOC132797242 gene encoding uncharacterized protein LOC132797242, whose amino-acid sequence is MLKIHDLYGQTFAHEFQFSNPDSIKNAVKRYNMQRAAEREECRKDKEPHKLSKMRFCKMRSSGNDVLGMVTSRDLDVETQMSLQLKSCSSSSSCGANNLACDPPYLQRLTGGAEKSPRCRANTKKLRNSPRKPKQSRKSPTFDDAYGAHIAGLHRELCAELEAIAPSTMKLNEKRSKAKQRGNRKQQSQQQTPQKQRPQQQQKQKQPQQYQQKAKLHPKLLPKVEQFDENAQHEQIMARLKQVLSINDHPPPPPPQHVQQVCYANYTAPMSQWMDIIPDGPQLDAMNEHFCRALDTTPSLACLFMQEHGIGMTEPPPPPPQMPPQMPPYAEDSDLEQEYADRPGYMRYIERLPYASNVSAAPSLHKLPCFVELEPHPHWIRLQRSLKPMRYTSQRSDTDTLTLCEVPEEQPQPQPKVVPKTERKTVASKRRPLVKRKPATEQQTTVRRQPGGREKPTTTAISLLPSTAALSQQIPPQQQQQLQPKRRKQRNVICTRSLENLKYQKMAIYNRISLMQERIITALDRLQGKLLQLQMPTCSNQEKQRRERNAFEFCVRFSRNFLYPLRGLIEDVRCTPVGSFHSANSNEASQRVVCVYALMHNSIRSYRRKLRYFLLDKVPQKLSALIEMMYTLTNVCLDKGVLDRQDPVVECLQQRCTSFITFIEDMQQERFQLARETYRRMQKHQRAGVRSAGGRGSGMHERYDLKMFLNDLKLYEPRLVPKEKSPEKRRPRGWLRRHCKHMAHANGQVQSNAQSGNEANSPHEQQQQQQQSVKRDGVVEVPTHIECVHCGDCRDASSDYYEPSEEQKLQLSNILALLQQPHHEKHELHQKLLQAMEHVTKSQVREVLDPLVRSLGAILDKKYH